The Actinobacillus suis ATCC 33415 DNA segment TATCATTTAGCCAAATCCGATAAATGGCTAATTATCACTTTCGTCTGTTATTTTTTACTCTTCGTCGTATCACTTATTGTGCATAAAGGAAAAGGCAGCGAATTAGATCTTGCTACTCGAGCGTTATTAGCCTTACCTATTTTAACGATATTTTATAAACATCAGCTCAAACAGCTATGGATTGTGTATGCGATCTTAATTTCAGGGATTGGTACCGGTATTACCAGTATGATTCAAGTATTTGGATTTGATTTTATCAGACCATTTCCCAAAGTTATGCATATTCAAGCCGGTGATATCGCAATGTCATTAGCGATGTTCTCATTTTGTACACTATTTTATTTTTATACACAAAAACAGCGTCTTGCCATGTATTTCAGCTTAATTGCTGCATTATTTGCGATTATTGCTAGCTTTCTCACGACCGCTCGAGGAGCATGGATTGGCGTACCGTTTGTACTGTTCATTATCTTTTGGCTGAACCGTAAATCACTATCAAAATGGCTTATCTCAGGTGTATTATTCATTACACTTGCCGGCGGCATTTTTACTAGTGAAACAATTCATAAACGTTACCTTGATGCACAAAGCGATATTACTGCTTATGTTAATGGTTCAAATAAAAGTACCTCGGTTGGCGCGCGTTTCGATATGTGGAAAAGCGCCGTTATCGGTATTCAGGAAAAACCTATATTCGGCTGGGGACTCCAAGGTGTGAAAGAAATGCGCAAACAGCATTTTTCGGAAGGAAAGATCTCTGAATATGCTGCAAGTTTTGGTCATGCGCATAATCAATATCTACATGATGCTTCAACTAGAGGTATTGTTGGACTTATCGCATTGCTTGCGACATTATTCGTACCGCTAGTCCTATTCTGGAACGGATTAAAACAATCGGAATCCAATTCCCTTGCACATTTATGGGGCGTGTTGGGGATTACCCATATTTTATTGATGATGGGTTATTTTCTAACCCAAGCTTTTTTATCACATAACTCCGGTGCTATGTTTTATTTTATTACAACCGTGATTTTTTTAGGCTTGCAAAAAAATGCGCTAAATAGACCGCTTATGGAGACCAAATAGTGCTACGTTTTTTTTATACGATTTTAAGCTACATCATTCAACCATTGATTTTATTAATGATGTGGAATCGTGGGCGTAAACAACCGGCCTATCGCCGCCGCTTATTGGAACGTTATAGCTACTATAATAACGATAAGCAGCCGCATGAAAATGGCATAATCGTACATGCTGCATCGGTTGGAGAAGTGATTGCCGCCACCCCCTTAATTAAGGCAATTCAAGGTAAATATCCTACGCTACCGATCACCGTCACGACTGTAACGCCTACTGGTTCGGCTCGTGTTCGTGCAGCTTTTGGTAATAGCGTAACACACTTTTATTTGCCTTATGATCTGCCCGATGCGATGGCCCGTTTTTTGGATTTTATAAAACCAAAGTTGATTATTGTAATTGAAACCGAATTATGGCCGAATTTAATTCATCAATCGCATAAAAGAGGCATTTCATTCGTGATTGCCAATGCACGCCTTTCGCCTCGTTCAGCGAAAAGATACGGTTGGATAAAATCCGGTTTAACAAATATGTTAAATGAAATCGATTTAATTATGGCGCAAGATGCGGTAAGTGCAGAGCGCTATCTGGATCTCGGATTCCACGATAAGCACCTCATTAATACCGGAAATTTAAAATTTGATTTAGAAATAACCGATGAATTGCGTAATAAAGTCGAGCTGACTAAGCAGGAACTCGAGTTAAATCAACGTCCAGTTTGGATTGCCGGAAGTACTCACGAAGGCGAAGAAAAAATGTTGCTTGATGCACATAAGCAACTATTAATGCGTTGGCCTGACTTAGTATTAATTTTGGTTCCTCGCCATCCGGAACGTTTTGACAGTGTCGAAGATTTACTGATTAAATCTGAACTAAATTACACCAAGCGCACTGATAAATTACCTTTAAAAGCAAACACTCAGGTGTTATTAGGTGATACTATGGGTGAAATGATGACGCTTTACGGCTTAGCTCAAATTGCTTTTGTCGGAGGAAGTTTGGTTAAGCACGGTGGGCACAATCCATTGGAGCCGATAGCCTTTGAACTTCCGGTTATATCTGGTGTACATACATTTAATTTTCCTGAAATTTTCTCAAAATTACGCTATGTAAAAGGTGTTGTTGAAGTAAAAAGCAGTGAAAATGATCTTGCACAAGCGGTCAATTTTTTACTCGAGCATCCAAATGCTTGCCAAGCGATTAGCCAAGCAGGCTTTAGCGTGTTACAAGAAAATCAAGGGGCATTAAAGCGTCATATGCAACTACTTGCACCTTATTTAGAGAAATAATATGAGTTATACCGTTATCTATGCCGGCACATTTGATCCAATTACCAATGGGCATTTAGATATTATTGAACGTGCAGCAAAATTATTTGGTCGTGTGATTGTCGCTGTGGCTAAGAATCCCAGTAAGCAGCCACTCTTCTCACTAGAAGAGCGAACCTTATTAGTGCAACAAAGTTGTGCACATCTTAACAATGTACAAGCGGTCGGATTTAGCGGATTACTTGCAGATTTTGCTGTACAACATCAGGCAAAAGCATTAGTTCGAGGTATACGTGGAAGCGATGACATTGAATACGAAATTCAATTAGCACAGTTGAATGAAAAACTGGAAGAAGGTTTAGAAACGATTTTTCTTCCGCCAGCCGTACAATGGCGTTATCTCTCTTCGACTATGGTACGAGAAATTTATCGTCACCAAGGTGATGTCGCACAATTTGTACCGCCATTCGTGCTAAACGCGTTAAAAGAGAAGGAATAAATATGAGTAAACTAGACAGTCAAAATCTGATTTGGATTGACTTAGAAATGACCGGTTTAGATCCGGAAAAAGAACGTATTATTGAAATTGCAACAATTGTAACGGATAAAGATTTAAATATTTTAGCCGAAGGCCCCGTGTTAACCGTTCACCAATCGGATGAACTGCTTAATAAAATGAGTGATTGGTGCATTAAAACGCATACGGAAAACGGCTTAATCGAACGAGTCAAACAGAGTAAGTTAACCGAACGCGCTGCAGAGCTACAAACGCTCGATTTCTTAAAACGATGGGTACCGAAAGGTGCTTCACCGATTTGTGGAAATAGTGTGCCGCAAGATAAACGCTTCTTATATAAATATATGCCGGATCTTGCCGACTATTTTCACTATCGTCACTTAGATGTCAGTACCCTAAAAGAGCTCGCTCGCCGTTGGAAACCGGAAATACTTGACCAGTTTACCAAAAAAAATACCCATTTAGCTTTAGACGATATTCGAGAATCTATCGAAGAATTAAAATTTTATCGTACACATTTCATCAAATTAGATTAGAATACGCTCTTTTTTCACTAAAATTGAAAAATTGGCTTGCAAGTTTATATTTTTTAACCGATATAAACTTGCGTTCTAAAAAGAAATTCGTATAATCCTAGGCGTTTTGCTAGTCGACAAAATGCCTTATGCGGGAATAGCTCAGTTGGTAGAGCACGACCTTGCCAAGGTCGGGGTCGCGAGTTCGAGCCTCGTTTCCCGCTCCATTTTCTCTCCGAATTTTCTTCCAAATTTTTCAATTTTTATTTCTTAATTAACATTATTAGTCTTGTAAGTACTCATTACGGAAATGTCAGATTCAATCACTTTTTATTTTCCAACCGAGCAACAAATGTTGCAATTTGGGCAAACATTGGCAAAGCATATGCAAACCTATTTAAACTGCTCGCCTCAGTATGCATTAGTCGTTTATTTAAACGGTGAGTTAGGTGCGGGAAAAACGACATTAACACGTAGTATCGTGCGTGAATTTGGTCATATTGGAAATGTCAAAAGTCCAACTTATACGTTAGTGGAGGAATATCAACTTCCGCCTTATACCATTTACCATTTTGATCTCTATCGTTTAAGTGATCCTGAAGAGTTGGAATTTATGGGCATTCGTGATTATTTCCGCCCACAAACGGTTTGTTTGTTAGAATGGGCTAGCCGTGGTAAAGGAATGATTCCCGAAGCAGATATCATTATTCAAATTGATTATGCCGAAGAAGGGCGCAACATTACGTTGCTACCGCAAACTTCAGTGGGTACACAACTTTTAGTAAATTTTAATCTAAATTAAACCGCTTAATTGAAAGGAATGAGATGAACAAGTTAGTAAATTATATTGCTGTTAGTTTATTTGGCTTATTTTTTAGTCTTAGCAGTTATGCTAAAACCGTGGTTGTAATTGATGCTGGCCACGGTGGTAAAGACCCGGGTGCAATTGGTGCCACACTCGGCGTAAAAGAAAAAAACATTACTTTAGCGATTTCAAAAGAGTTAAAAGCATTACTTGATTCAAATCCGAAATTTAAAGCAGTAATGACTCGTAAAAGCGACTATTTTATTCAGCTTCCAGAACGTACTGAAATTGCGCGTAAAAATAAAGCAAACTTACTCGTCTCAATTCACGCGGACTCATCGCCTAAATCGAATAGTTTAAAGGGTGCTTCTGTTTGGGTGCTTTCAAACCGCCGTGCTAGCGATGAAATGGGTAAATGGCTTGAAGATCATGAGAAACAATCAGAATTACTTGGTGGCGCTGGTTCTGTTCTTTCAAATACTAACGAAAAATACTTAAACCAAACCGTATTGGATCTTCAATTTTCGCACTCTCAACGTTCCGGTTATGAATTAGGCAAAACGGTATTATCACGTTTGGGAAATGTCACTTCTCTTGCCAAAAGTGCGCCGCAGCACGCAAGTTTGAGTGTGTTACGCTCTCCTGATATCACCTCTATTTTGGTAGAAACCGGCTTTTTATCAAATCCGGTGGAAGAGCAAAAACTTTCAACGCCAGCATATCGCCGAAAAATCGCTCAAGCTATTTATAATGGCTTAGTAGCGTATGTTTCACGCAGTACAGGCAATACCAAAGCAGTCTATAAGGAAGTGAAAGACACTTCGACAGATACTAACAAAAAAGAGGCTAAGCAGAAAAAATCTGGTCATCCGGAGAATTCATCTAAAAAAGATAATTCGAAAACTAAAGTCGAAGACAAATCGACTAAAGATAAGAGAAATAGTAAAAATAAAGAGCAAAATTCCACAAAACAAGAACCTAAAAAATCCAATAACGGTTATCACATTGTGCAACAAGATGAAACGCTCTACTCTATTGCTCGTGTCTATAATACAACACCGGAAAAATTGAGTAAGCTAAATAACATCAAAAACAATAAGATTACCGTAGGTAAGAAGCTTAAAGTACAATAGTAAAATCAAGCGGTTAAATTTGTAAAAAAATTTACAAATTTAACCGCTTATTTTTTTGCGTTCAATAAAAAGCAAAAACCTCACTGAAAACAGTGAGGTTTTTATCAGATTACCTGAAGTTCAGCAAGGATTAACCCATACCGTATTTTTTTAATTTTTTACGTAATGTACCACGGTTAATGCCTAACATTGTTGCCGCACGAGTTTGGTTACCACGTGTATATTGCATTACCATATCTAACATCGGGTGTTCAATTTCAGATAATACTAATTCGTATAATTCTGTTGGATCTTCACCGTTTAATTGAGATAAGTAATTTTTTAATGCTGCTTTTACGTTATCACGAAGTGGTTTATTCACTTGTTGAGCTTGAGCATTTAACATTGATACAGTTAATGGGTTTTGTGTAGGTTGTTGTTCTAACATTGTCCTCTATCCAACTAAATAAGGATTCTAACGAATCGATTTCACAAAATCTTCCAATGCCAAAAGCTGTTCTTTTGTCGATTCTAAGGCATTGAAAGTACGTTTAAAATTCGAGCCTGGCGCAAGTTGTTCTACATACCAACCGACATGTTTACGTGCAATTCGATAACCTTTCTCCTCACCATAAAACTGGTGAAGGTCTTCTATATGCTTCAACATTAGTTCGCATTTTTCATCAAGTGATGAGTTTGAAGAACGTCCATTCTCTAAAAAATCTTTAACTTCCTTAAATAACCAAGGGCGACCAAAACTGCCTCTACCGATCATAACCGCATCTGCTTTGGTGTAATCTAGAACATATTTTGCCTTCTCTGCGGAAGTTACATCACCATTAGCAATAATCGGAATAGAAACTGCTTGTTTAACGGCTTTAATGCTTTCATATTCGGCTTCGCCATTGAATAAACAATCACGAGTACGACCATGAATCGTTAAAGCGGAGATACCTGTTTTCTCGGCAATTTTCGCAATCTCCAAACAATTTCTATTTTCTTGATCCCAACCTGTTCTAATTTTTAATGTTACAGGCACATCAACAGCATTTACAACCGCATCTAAAATTTGAGCAACGAGTTCCGGTTCACGTAAAAGCGCAGATCCTGCCATCTTTTTGTTTACCTTTTTCGCTGGGCAGCCCATATTGATATCAATAATCTCCGCCCCATACTCAACATTCACTTTTGCAGCCATTGCCATTTCTTGTGGATCAGCCCCAGCAATTTGCACGGCATTCACGCCTATCTCTTCATGATGCGCAAGCCTCAAGCGAGATTTTTCGGTATGCCATACATCGGGGTTAGTGGACATCATCTCCGAAAATGTTAAACCGGCTCCAAGTTGACTACACAAACGGCGAAACGGTTGGTCGGTAATACCTGCCATCGGCGCAAGGAAAATACGGTTTTTAAATTCATACTGTCCTATTTGCATCTTACTCACACCGTAAATGATTAAAATTAAAGCGATTTTAACGAGAGAGACATCCAAATAAAAAGTACGGCTAAAAAACCGTACTTTCTTATTTAAACCTTTCAGGCTAACCTGATTTTCGAGGTGCGTATGATACGCACTTTTTTCCTATTTTGGAAGTCTATTTATTCGACAATTTTTAAAAATATTTAAAAATTTTGCATAATTCCGCAAAATACCGCGAATTTATGGCTTTTCAACCGCCGTTATTTTGCCAAAATTACTCTGCCAATCAATTTCAGCGATGATCGCAGGATAAAAATGCACCGTTTCTTGCTGAGCAGTTAACGCTAAGACCAAATCATACACCAGTGGCAAATGAGAAATAATCAATACATTCTTTGCCCCTTCTTCTCGTAAAAAAGCTAAATAGCTACAAACATTATCAAGATCACCTGACGGTGTAATACCTTCCCAAATTTCAATCAAGTTTTCATTTGTGAAATTTTTACCTAAATCGACCGCTTGCATTCCTTGGAATAAGCAATCAAGCGTTTGCTGTGTTCGGCGATAAGGGCTGACTAAAATTTTATCTAACACAATTTGCTGAGCGTTCAAACGCTTAGCAAGCCATTCTCCTTGCTTTTTAGCCACACTCTCTCCTTGAGAAGTTAAAGTACGTTCACTGTCAGAACTTGCATTAAAACCAGCCTCACCGTGGCGCATAACCCAAATATTCATAGGAAAACCTCATTACTGTATTTAAACCTAAAAGATTTAGGCGTATAATGTGCCACGATTGAGACAGAATCAAGCCCTGTCATAAAAAGAATTTTTAATTTCGACAAATCAATACATTACGGAGTCTATTAATGTCTAGAAAACTCAGAAGAACCAAAATTGTTTGTACAATGGGTCCAGCTACAGACCGTGGCAATAACTTAGAAAAAATTATTGCAGCCGGTGCAAATATGGTTCGTATGAACTTCTCACACGGTGTGCCGGAAGATCACATCGAGCGTGCAAATAAAGTACGTGAAATTGCAGCTAAATTAGGTAAAACAGTTGCAATCTTAGGTGACTTACAAGGTCCTAAAATCCGTGTATCAACTTTCAAAGATGGTAAAATCTTCTTAAACATCGGTGATAAATTCACTTTAGATGCAGATTTACCACGTGGCGAAGGTCACCAAGACGCTGTTGGTTTAGACTACAAAAACTTACCAAACGATGTAGTACCGGGCGATATTCTTTTATTAGATGATGGTAACGTTCAATTAAAAGTGCTTTCTGTTGAAGGTGTAAAAGTGCACACAGAAGTCACTGTTGGCGGTCCTTTATCAAACAATAAAGGTATCAACAAATTAGGCGGTGGTTTATCTGCACCTGCATTAACAGACAAAGATAAAGAAGACATCAAATTAGCAGCGAAAATCGGTGTTGACTATCTTGCGGTATCATTCCCACAATCAAGTGCAGACTTACACTACGCGCGTCAATTAGCACAAGAAGCAGGTTTAAATGCAAAAATCGTTGCAAAAGTGGAACGTGCTGAAACAGTAGCAACTGAAGAAGCAATGGACGACATCATTTTAGGTTCTGACGTTGTAATGGTTGCACGTGGTGACTTAGGTGTTGAAATCGGTGATGCTGCGTTAGTTGGCGTACAAAAACGTTTAATTCGTCGTGCACGTAAATTAAACCGCGTAGTAATTACTGCAACGCAAATGATGGAATCAATGATCAAAAAACCTATGCCGACACGTGCTGAGGTTATGGACGTTGCAAACGCGGTGTTAGATGGTACTGATGCGGTAATGCTTTCTGGTGAAACTGCAAACGGTGACTATCCGGTAGAAACGGTTAAATCAATGGCTGAAGTATGTTTAGGTGCTGAAACAATGCCTAGCATCAATATTTCTCGCCACCGTATGGAAGGTACTTTCTCAACTATCGATGAAGCTGTAGCAATGTCAGCAATGTACACTGCAAACCACTTAGAAGGTGTTTCTGCAATCATCGCATTAACACACTCTGGTGAAACAGCTAAATTAATGAGTCGTATCAGCTCAGGTTTACCAATTTACGCATTATCTCGTAACCAAAAAGCATTAAATCTTTCTGCGCTTTACCGTGGTGTTACACCGGTATTCTACGATGAAGAAAGCCGTACGATTGATGGTGCGAAAAAAGCAATCGCATTATTAAAAGAGAAAGGTTACTTAATGTCTGGTGATTTAGTGTTATTAACACACGGTGATGAATTAAAAGAAGGCGGTACAAATACTTGCCGTATTTTAAAAGTTGAATAATCACTGAATTCAATCTAAAAAGCCCACGCTAATGCGTGGGTTTTTATTATGTACCTCAATTTCAATACGCAAATTCCAATGAAAAAACAACCGCTTAATATCTGTATTTTACGCCTCTCCGCTATTGGTGATGTATGCCATACCCTAGCTGTCGTTCAGGCAATTCAACGTCAATATCCCGATGCAAAAATCAGCTGGATAATCGGCAAAACCGAAGCAATGCTGATGCAAGGCTTGGAAAATGTCGAACTGGTTCCCTATGATAAAAAAACTGGATGGAAAGGAATATTTACACTTTGGAAAGCTCTAGCTAACAAGCGGTTCGATTTCCTGTTAAATATGCAAACTGCTTTTCGTGCTTCTATGATCTCGTTAGGCATTAAAGCCACTAAGAAAATTGGTTTTAATCGAGATCGTGCACGTGAAATGCAGTGGCTTTTTACCAATGCAAAAGTAGAAATGACCACTTCTCCACACGTATTAGATGGGCAAATGATGTTTGCTAAAGCAATTGGTGTAACTGATTTAGCTCCCCGTTGGTCACTGCCTTTAGACCAATCTGATCTTGATTACAGTGCTACTTTTATCGATAAAACCAAGAAGAATGTCTTAATTTCGCCTTGTTCCAGTAAAAAAGAAAAAGATTGGAGAGCAGAGTCTAATGCGGAAATCGCTCAATGGCTTACCGCTCAGAATATCAATGTGATTATTGCCGGATCTCCTTCTGCTTATGAAATGGAAACTGCAAATAAAATTCAACAACTTGCGCCTAATTGTATCAATATCACAGGGAAAACCAGCCTAAAACAACTTGCAGCATTAATTAAACAAGTTGATCTAGTTATCTCGCCGGATACCGGTGCGGCACATATTGCAACGACACAAGCGACTCCAGTTATCGGCTTATATGCGATCCATAATCCTCGCCGTACTGCACCTTATAATGCTCAACACAACGTTGTCTCGGCTTATGATCAAGCTGTCTTAGATTATTATGGCAAGCCATGGAATGAGTTACCTTGGGCAACTAAGGCTCGAAGTAAATCAGGCGAAAAATTAATGGAACGAATCAGAGTAGATGATGTGAAGAAAAAAATAGTTGAAACTCTAGCTGTAAAATTGTAAAGTAGCCCTGTATTATTTTTTTTACACATACAGGAAACAAAAATGAACACCGTAGTTAACCAAGATAGTTTACATAATGTAAATATTGCTGATGAAAAAGTATTGCTCACACCGGCTGAACTAAAAGCGGAATTTCCTCTGCCGGAATATTTACGTAAACAAATTGAAACATCACGTCGTGAGATCTCAGATATCATTCATAAACGTGATCCACGTAAACTAATTGTGATTGGTCCTTGCTCTATTCACGATCCGGTTGCGGCTATCGAATATGGAAAAAAATTAAAAGCATTAGCCGACACCGTTTCAGATAAACTTTATATCGTAATGCGTGTTTACTTTGAAAAACCACGTACCACTGTGGGTTGGAAAGGTTTAATCAACGATCCGAAAATTGACGGTACTTTTGATGTTGAAACCGGTTTACGTGTCGGACGTAAACTATGCTTAGAACTCGCCGAATTAGGTTTACCGCTCGCAACAGAGGCGCTAGATCCAATGACACCACAATATTTAGCGGATCTCTTTAGTTGGTCTGCGATCGGTGCACGCACAACCGAATCACAAACACACCGTGAATTAGCTTCCGGCTTATCTATGGCGGTCGGTTTTAAAAACGGTACGGACGGTAGCTTAGCGGTGGCAATCAACGCTATGCAATCTGCTGCGCAAAGCCATAGCTTTATCGGTATCAACCAAAAAGGTCAAGTAAACTTATTACACACCAAAGGTAATCCGGACGGTCATGTGATTTTACGAGGCGGCAAAACACCAAACTTTGAACAACAATATGTTGAAGAATGCGAATTAGCGTTACGCAAAGCAGGCTTACCGGAAGCAATTATGATTGACTGCAGCCACGGTAACTCCAATAAAGATTACCGCCGTCAACCATTGGTAGCGGAAAATGCATTAGCACAACTGTTAGCAGGTAATACTTCGATTATCGGTTTAATGATCGAAAGTCACTTAAATGCCGGTAATCAATCATCAGAACAGCCGTTTGATGAAATGAAATACGGTGTATCTATTACCGATGCTTGTATCGATTGGCAAACAACCGATGAAGTATTAACTAACTTTGCCGAAAAATTAAGACAGAAATAACGACCGTAAATAATTTGGTAAGATTCACATAAATTAAATAAGCGGTCAATTTTGCAAAATTTTATGCAAATTTGACCGCTTGTTTAATGAGTCTTCCGACAGAATGAAGGAACAATCAATGAGCCCATTAAATCCTTTACGAGAAAAAATCGATCAAGTTGACCAACAATTAATTCAACTATTTGCCGAGCGCTTAAAACTGGTTGCTGAAGTTGGAAAAGTAAAATCGGAACACGGCATTCCGGTTTACGCACCGGAACGTGAAACCGCAATGATTGCCGCCCGCCGAGAGGAAGCAGAAAAGCAAGGCGTGCCAGCTGACTTGATTGAAGATGTATTAAGACGTGTCATGCGTGAATCTTATGCGAATGAAAACAAGCACGGCTTCAAAACAACTAACCCGAATATCAATAAAATTGTGATTGTTGGTGGTAAAGGTAAATTAGGTGGGTTATTTGCTCGTTTTCTTGGGCTTTCCGGTTACCAAGTCGAAACATTGGGCAGCAAAGATTGGAACAATGCAGAACAAATCCTTAGCGGCAGTGATTTAGTGATTGTCTGCGTGCCGATTAACAAAACCTTAGATACGATTGAGCGTTTACAACCGTTCCTGACTGAAAATATGATTCTAGCGGACTTGACCTCGGTTAAAGCTCAACCGCTTGAAAAAATGTTGGAAATCCACAGCGGCCCGGTTGTTGGTTTACATCCGATGTTTGGGCCGGATATTGCTTCAATGGCAAAACAACTGGTTGCCTGCTGCCACGGACGTTTTTCCGAAAAATACGAATGGTTAATTGAACAGATAAAAATTTGGGGTGCAAAAATTGAAGTGATTGATGCTCACGAGCACGATCATGCAATGACTTATATTCAAGCTTTGCGTCACTTCTCGACTTTTACTTTCGGTCTGCATCTATCTCGCCAGCCGGTAAAATTATCTCAACTTTTAGCACTCTCCTCACCAATTTACCGTTTGGAATTAGCGATGATCGGGCGCTTATTCGCTCAAGACGGTGGCTTATATGCCGATATTATTTCGGATAAACCGGAAAATCTGGCGGTAATTGAATCACTAAAAGACACTTTTGCAACCAGCTTAGAGTTCTTTAAAAACAATGATAGAGCCGGTTTTATTCAAGCGTTTGAAGAGGTTCATCATTGGTTTGGTGATTATTCGGAGCAGTTCTTAAAAGAAAGCCGAATGTTACTGCAACAAGCAAACGATAACCGCAAATAGTAACAAAGCTCATCTGATAAGTGATCTGACCCCAAAAAGTTAGACTGTTTAATTTAAGGACTGAGTTCTGTATTGTACAGGGCTCAGTCCTTTTAATTTCACTTGAATACGCTCATTGTTGTAATAATGAATGTACTCGTGAATCACTTTCTCAAGTTGTTCGAAAGTTTCAAATCGCTTACCAAAGTAACATTCCGTTTTCAATCGCCCAAAAAAACTTTCCATTGCCCCATTATCCAAGCAATTCGCTTTTCTCGACATACTTTGTTTAATATGATGTTTTCTCAGCATGTCTTGATAGCCTGCCATCTGGTATTGCCAACCTTGGTCGGAATGTAAAATCGGTTTAGCGTCCTTAGGCAGTTTCGCGACCGCTTGCTTTAGCATCCGCATCACTTGCTCAAAGTTAGGGCTTCTTGCTAAATCATAAGCAAGAATTTCACTATTAAACAAGTCCTTAATAGGCGATAAATAGAGCTTGCCTTCCGCACATTTAAACTCGGTGATATCCGTGACGAGCTTTTCATTTGGCGCCGTTGCGTGAAAATCCCGTTGCAATACATTCTCGGCAATTTTACCCTCTTCACCTTGATAAGAACGATATTTCCTCTGCTTACATTTCCCTTTTAAATC contains these protein-coding regions:
- the orn gene encoding oligoribonuclease — encoded protein: MSKLDSQNLIWIDLEMTGLDPEKERIIEIATIVTDKDLNILAEGPVLTVHQSDELLNKMSDWCIKTHTENGLIERVKQSKLTERAAELQTLDFLKRWVPKGASPICGNSVPQDKRFLYKYMPDLADYFHYRHLDVSTLKELARRWKPEILDQFTKKNTHLALDDIRESIEELKFYRTHFIKLD
- a CDS encoding O-antigen ligase family protein, with translation MLAQIKNNKSQIYSGLIALFFILILQFKLSYSLIPILLALSGIALLIPHIKNKSYHLAKSDKWLIITFVCYFLLFVVSLIVHKGKGSELDLATRALLALPILTIFYKHQLKQLWIVYAILISGIGTGITSMIQVFGFDFIRPFPKVMHIQAGDIAMSLAMFSFCTLFYFYTQKQRLAMYFSLIAALFAIIASFLTTARGAWIGVPFVLFIIFWLNRKSLSKWLISGVLFITLAGGIFTSETIHKRYLDAQSDITAYVNGSNKSTSVGARFDMWKSAVIGIQEKPIFGWGLQGVKEMRKQHFSEGKISEYAASFGHAHNQYLHDASTRGIVGLIALLATLFVPLVLFWNGLKQSESNSLAHLWGVLGITHILLMMGYFLTQAFLSHNSGAMFYFITTVIFLGLQKNALNRPLMETK
- a CDS encoding N-acetylmuramoyl-L-alanine amidase; amino-acid sequence: MNKLVNYIAVSLFGLFFSLSSYAKTVVVIDAGHGGKDPGAIGATLGVKEKNITLAISKELKALLDSNPKFKAVMTRKSDYFIQLPERTEIARKNKANLLVSIHADSSPKSNSLKGASVWVLSNRRASDEMGKWLEDHEKQSELLGGAGSVLSNTNEKYLNQTVLDLQFSHSQRSGYELGKTVLSRLGNVTSLAKSAPQHASLSVLRSPDITSILVETGFLSNPVEEQKLSTPAYRRKIAQAIYNGLVAYVSRSTGNTKAVYKEVKDTSTDTNKKEAKQKKSGHPENSSKKDNSKTKVEDKSTKDKRNSKNKEQNSTKQEPKKSNNGYHIVQQDETLYSIARVYNTTPEKLSKLNNIKNNKITVGKKLKVQ
- the tsaE gene encoding tRNA (adenosine(37)-N6)-threonylcarbamoyltransferase complex ATPase subunit type 1 TsaE yields the protein MSDSITFYFPTEQQMLQFGQTLAKHMQTYLNCSPQYALVVYLNGELGAGKTTLTRSIVREFGHIGNVKSPTYTLVEEYQLPPYTIYHFDLYRLSDPEELEFMGIRDYFRPQTVCLLEWASRGKGMIPEADIIIQIDYAEEGRNITLLPQTSVGTQLLVNFNLN
- the waaA gene encoding lipid IV(A) 3-deoxy-D-manno-octulosonic acid transferase; translated protein: MLRFFYTILSYIIQPLILLMMWNRGRKQPAYRRRLLERYSYYNNDKQPHENGIIVHAASVGEVIAATPLIKAIQGKYPTLPITVTTVTPTGSARVRAAFGNSVTHFYLPYDLPDAMARFLDFIKPKLIIVIETELWPNLIHQSHKRGISFVIANARLSPRSAKRYGWIKSGLTNMLNEIDLIMAQDAVSAERYLDLGFHDKHLINTGNLKFDLEITDELRNKVELTKQELELNQRPVWIAGSTHEGEEKMLLDAHKQLLMRWPDLVLILVPRHPERFDSVEDLLIKSELNYTKRTDKLPLKANTQVLLGDTMGEMMTLYGLAQIAFVGGSLVKHGGHNPLEPIAFELPVISGVHTFNFPEIFSKLRYVKGVVEVKSSENDLAQAVNFLLEHPNACQAISQAGFSVLQENQGALKRHMQLLAPYLEK
- the fis gene encoding DNA-binding transcriptional regulator Fis produces the protein MLEQQPTQNPLTVSMLNAQAQQVNKPLRDNVKAALKNYLSQLNGEDPTELYELVLSEIEHPMLDMVMQYTRGNQTRAATMLGINRGTLRKKLKKYGMG
- the dusB gene encoding tRNA dihydrouridine synthase DusB gives rise to the protein MQIGQYEFKNRIFLAPMAGITDQPFRRLCSQLGAGLTFSEMMSTNPDVWHTEKSRLRLAHHEEIGVNAVQIAGADPQEMAMAAKVNVEYGAEIIDINMGCPAKKVNKKMAGSALLREPELVAQILDAVVNAVDVPVTLKIRTGWDQENRNCLEIAKIAEKTGISALTIHGRTRDCLFNGEAEYESIKAVKQAVSIPIIANGDVTSAEKAKYVLDYTKADAVMIGRGSFGRPWLFKEVKDFLENGRSSNSSLDEKCELMLKHIEDLHQFYGEEKGYRIARKHVGWYVEQLAPGSNFKRTFNALESTKEQLLALEDFVKSIR
- the coaD gene encoding pantetheine-phosphate adenylyltransferase, with the protein product MSYTVIYAGTFDPITNGHLDIIERAAKLFGRVIVAVAKNPSKQPLFSLEERTLLVQQSCAHLNNVQAVGFSGLLADFAVQHQAKALVRGIRGSDDIEYEIQLAQLNEKLEEGLETIFLPPAVQWRYLSSTMVREIYRHQGDVAQFVPPFVLNALKEKE